One Vigna unguiculata cultivar IT97K-499-35 chromosome 7, ASM411807v1, whole genome shotgun sequence genomic region harbors:
- the LOC114191001 gene encoding 2-isopropylmalate synthase 2, chloroplastic-like, with amino-acid sequence MATVIRNPLFIPSSSHHHNLNRNNSSVLLTLRFPHTSLRHNSLQFKSRFAVSCSQSEPSSRRRPPYIPNRIPDPSYVRIFDTTLRDGEQSPGASMTSKEKLDVARQLAKLGVDIIEAGFPAASKDDFEAVKMIAQEVGNAVDDDGYVPVICGLSRCNENDIRRAWDAVKYAKRPRVHTFIATSAIHMEYKLRMSKEKVIDTARNMVKFARSLGCEDVEFSPEDAGRSDREFLYEILGEVIKAGATTLNIPDTVGINLPSEFGRLIADIKANTPGIENVIISTHCQNDLGLSTANTIEGARAGARQLEVTINGIGERAGNASLEEVVMALRCGAHVTGNLHTGINTKHIFLTSKMVEEYTGLQLQPHKALVGANAFAHESGIHQDGMLKHKGTYEIISPEDIGLERTNEAGIVLGKLSGRHALRKRLEELGYELNDDQIQTLFWRFKGVAEQKKRVTDADLRALVSDEVFQAEPVWKLGDIQVTCGTLGLSTSTVKLLSSDGRTHVACSVGTGPVDSAYKAIDLIVKEPVTLLEYSMNAVTEGIDAIATTRVVIRAESETSTTTTTSALTGQTVLRTFSGSGAGMDVVVSSVKAYIAAINKMLGFKETYPSAEKIPIPSLKI; translated from the exons ATGGCGACCGTTATTCGAAACCCTCTCTTCATTCCCTCCTCCTCTCACCACCACAATCTCAACCGCAATAACAGCTCCGTATTGCTCACCCTCCGTTTCCCTCACACTTCATTAAGACACAATTCTCTGCAATTCAAATCCCGATTCGCCGTTTCCTGCTCCCAATCGGAACCTTCTTCCCGGCGGCGTCCTCCGTACATCCCCAACCGCATTCCGGACCCTTCATATGTGCGCATTTTCGACACCACTCTCCGTGACGGCGAGCAGTCACCGGGAGCCTCCATGACCTCCAAGGAGAAGCTCGACGTGGCGCGCCAGCTCGCCAAACTCGGCGTCGATATCATCGAGGCCGGCTTCCCCGCCGCCTCCAAGGACGACTTCGAGGCCGTCAAGATGATCGCGCAAGAGGTTGGAAACGCCGTCGACGACGATGGTTATGTTCCAGTCATTTGCGGTCTCTCGCGCTGCAACGAGAACGACATTCGAAGAGCCTGGGATGCCGTTAAGTATGCCAAGAGGCCCAGGGTTCACACCTTCATCGCCACCAGCGCCATTCACATGGAGTACAAGCTCAGAATGTCCAAAGAGAAGGTCATCGACACTGCTCGCAATATGGTCAAGTTCGCTCGCAGTCTGGGCTGTGAAGACGTTGAGTTCAGTCCTGAAGATGCCGGAAG GTCGGACAGGGAATTTCTTTACGAAATTCTCGGAGAAGTTATTAAGGCTGGCGCGACAACGCTTAACATACCTGACACTGTTGGTATAAACTTGCCGAGTGAATTTGGAAGGTTGATTGCTGATATTAAAGCTAATACTCCTGGAATTGAAAATGTTATAATTTCCACCCACTGCCAGAATGATCTTGGACTTTCTACTGCAAATACCATCGAG GGTGCACGTGCTGGTGCAAGGCAACTGGAAGTGACGATTAATGGGATTGGCGAAAGGGCTGGAAATGCCTCCTTAGAAGAG GTTGTGATGGCACTGAGATGCGGAGCACATGTCACTGGCAATCTCCACACTGGAATTAATACCAAGCACATCTTTCTGACGAGCAAGATG GTCGAAGAGTACACTGGTTTGCAGTTACAGCCACACAAGGCTCTTGTGGGAGCTAATGCCTTCGCCCATGAAAGTGGCATACATCAG GATGGAATGCTAAAACACAAAGGTACATATGAAATTATATCCCCTGAGGACATTGGGCTTGAAAGAACCAACGAAGCTGGTATTGTATTGGGGAAGCTCAG TGGACGCCATGCTTTGAGAAAGCGACTTGAAGAG CTTGGTTATGAACTTAATGACGaccaaattcaaactttattttggCGTTTTAAAGGAGTGGCTGAGCAAAAAAAG AGGGTTACTGATGCTGACCTCAGAGCACTGGTATCAGATGAAGTTTTTCAAGCAGAGCCTGTCTGGAAACTTGGTGATATACAG GTGACTTGTGGAACACTTGGTCTTTCGACATCAACCGTCAAACTTTTGAGCAGTGATGGTAGAACGCATGTTGCATGTTCTGTTGGTACAGGACCAGTGGATTCGGCTTACAAGGCTATCGATCTGATTGTGAAG gagCCGGTAACGCTTCTGGAGTACTCTATGAATGCAGTCACTGAAGGCATTGATGCAATTGCCACTACCCGGGTTGTAATTCGTGCTGAGAGTGAAACAAGTACCACCACCACTACTAGTGCTTTAACTGGACAGACTGTTCTTCGAACATTTAG TGGGAGTGGAGCGGGAATGGATGTTGTTGTTTCGAGTGTCAAGGCCTACATTGCTGCAATAAACAAGATGTTGGGTTTCAAAGAAACATATCCATCTGCCGAAAAAATCCCAATTCCTTCACTGAAGATCTAA
- the LOC114191787 gene encoding transmembrane protein 120 homolog has protein sequence MEESSIEESVASVIEEAKEVQEAVSAHISKVSSDEEPLRQRVRLVDSRIHSLRSSLDSLLSNKLIAPSLADKLDEDLQRARCIIVDSEASSLLPGHAQGSFLRMFLGPINVRASKKDVQLKVKEEYNSYRDRTALLFLLFPSTLLILRSWVWAGCLPAFPVQMYQAWLLFLYTGLALRENILRVNGSDIRPWWIYHHYCAMIMALVSLTWEIKGQPDCAKKQRGVQLFLQWAMMQGVAMLLQNRYQRQRLYTRIALGKAKRMDVVWGETAGVDGQLWLLCPILFTLQGFEAYVGLLLLRTAVVGVVSEWQVIFCGVLLVLMAVGNFANTVQTLMAKSRFKAKMRRSKSKQRLN, from the exons ATGGAAGAATCGTCGATTGAGGAATCAGTGGCGAGCGTGATCGAAGAAGCGAAGGAGGTTCAGGAAGCAGTTTCTGCGCACATCTCTAAAGTTTCCTCCGACGAGGAACCTCTCCGCCAGCGTGTTCGTCTCGTCGATTCCAGAATCCACTCGCTCCGTTCCTCTCTCGATTCTCTTCTCTCCAACAAACTCATCGCTCCGTCTTTAGCCGATAAG TTGGATGAAGATTTGCAGAGAGCCAGATGCATCATCGTCGACAGTGAAGCTTCTTCGCTTCTTCCTGGCCATGCACAAG GAAGCTTTTTGAGGATGTTTCTTGGACCTATCAACGTGCGTGCCTCCAAGAAGGATGTTCAGCTCAAGGTCAAAGAAGAATACAACAGTTACAGG GATAGAACTGCCctgcttttcttgctttttcCGTCAACCCTGCTTATTCTAAGATCTTGGGTTTGGGCTGGGTGCTTGCCAGCTTTTCCTGTTCAGATGTACCAg GCCTGGCTGCTATTCCTTTACACTGGTTTGGCATTGCGAGAGAACATTTTGAGAGTCAACGGAAGTGATATTCGTCCTTG GTGGATATATCATCATTATTGTGCTATGATAATGGCCCTCGTAAGTCTCACTTGGGAGATTAAAGGACAGCCTGATTGTGCAAAAAAGCAG AGAGGTGTACAACTTTTCTTACAGTGGGCTATGATGCAAGGAGTTGCAATGCTTTTGCAAAATAGATATCAACGCCAAAGACTTTACACTCGTATTGCCCTGGGAAAG gCTAAGAGGATGGATGTTGTGTGGGGGGAAACAGCTGGCGTGGACGGCCAACTGTGGTTGTTGTGTCCCATACTCTTCACGTTGCAG GGATTTGAGGCATATGTTGGACTTTTGTTGCTCCGGACTGCAGTTGTTGGGGTTGTTTCTGAGTGGCAG GTAATATTTTGCGGGGTTTTGTTGGTCTTAATGGCTGTTGGAAACTTTGCAAATACAGTACAGACTCTGATGGCGAAATCAAGATTTAAGGCAAAGATGAGAAGAAGCAAGAGTAAGCAGAGGCTGAATTAA
- the LOC114189872 gene encoding proteasome subunit beta type-2-A: MECVFGLVGNGFAIVVADSSAVHSILVHKSNEDKIMVLDSHKLIAASGEPGDRVQFTEYIQKNVALYQFRNGIPLTTAAAANFTRGELATALRKNPYSVNILLAGYDKETGPELYYIDYIATLHKLEKGAFGYGSYFSLSMMDRHYHSGMSVEEAIDLVDKCIMEIRSRLVVAPPNFVIKIVDKDGAREYAWRESVKDTPVPSA, from the exons ATGGAGTGTGTATTCGGATTGGTTGGAAATGGGTTCGCGATCGTGGTGGCGGATTCATCGGCGGTGCACAGCATCCTCGTTCACAAGTCCAACGAGGACAAGATCATGGTCCTCGATTCTCACAAACTCATCGCCGCTAGCGGTGAACCCGGAGACAG GGTTCAATTCACAGAATACATTCAGAAGAACGTCGCCTTGTACCAGTTCCGTAACGGTATCCCTCTCACTACCGCCGCCGCTGCCAATTTCACACGTGGCGAACTTGCCACCGCTCTACGCAAG AACCCGTACTCCGTGAACATCCTTCTTGCTGGATATGACAAAGAGACTGGTCCTGAACTGTACTACATTGACTACATTGCAACCCTTCACAAGCTTGAAAAAGGGGCTTTTGGTTATGGCTCCTATTTTTCGCTCTCAATGATGGACAGACACTACCATAGTGGAATGTCAGTTGAAGAGGCAATTGATCTCGTTGATAAGTGCATTATGGAGATCAGATCCAGGCTGGTTGTTGCGCCACCCAactttgttattaaaattgttgACAAGGATGGTGCAAGGGAGTATGCATGGCGTGAATCAGTCAAGGACACTCCTGTTCCTTCCGCTTGA
- the LOC114191823 gene encoding PTI1-like tyrosine-protein kinase 3 yields the protein MRRWLCCTCQVEESYPSNENEHLKSPRNYGDSNQKGSKVSAPVKPETQKAPPPIEAPALSLDELKEKTDNFGSKALIGEGSYGRVYYATLNNGKAVAVKKLDVSSEPESNNEFLTQVSMVSRLKNDNFVELHGYCVEGNLRVLAYEFATMGSLHDILHGRKGVQGAQPGPTLDWIQRVRIAVDAARGLEYLHEKVQPPIIHRDIRSSNVLIFEDYKAKIADFNLSNQAPDMAARLHSTRVLGTFGYHAPEYAMTGQLTQKSDVYSFGVVLLELLTGRKPVDHTMPRGQQSLVTWATPRLSEDKVKQCVDPKLKGEYPPKGVAKLAAVAALCVQYEAEFRPNMSIVVKALQPLLKTPAPAPES from the exons ATGCGTCGGTGGCTTTGTTGCACTTGTCAGGTGGAGGAGTCTTACCCATCGAACGAGAATGAACACCTGAAGAGCCCAAGGAATTATGGAGACA GCAACCAAAAAGGCTCAAAGGTGTCAGCTCCTGTCAAGCCTGAAACACAAAAGGCACCACCGCCTATTGAAGCTCCAGCCCTATCTTTAGATGAGCTGAAGGAAAAGACTGACAACTTTGGTTCGAAGGCATTAATCGGTGAAGGATCGTATGGAAGGGTGTATTACGCAACCTTAAACAATGGAAAAGCAGTGGCTGTGAAAAAGCTTGATGTTTCATCTGAACCCGAATCAAATAACGAGTTTTTGACCCAG GTTTCCATGGTCTCAAGATTGAAGAATGATAATTTTGTTGAGTTGCACGGGTACTGTGTTGAAGGAAATCTCCGTGTGCTTGCATATGAGTTTGCTACTATGGGCTCTCTTCATGACATATTGCACG GTAGAAAGGGAGTTCAAGGTGCACAACCAGGGCCAACACTTGATTGGATCCAGCGAGTTAGAATCGCAGTTGATGCGGCCAGGGGATTGGAGTATTTACATGAGAAAGTTCAGCCACCAATTATACACAGGGATATCAGATCAAGTAATGTGCTAATCTTTGAAGACTACAAGGCTAAGATAGCTGACTTTAACCTCTCCAATCAGGCCCCTGACATGGCTGCACGCCTTCATTCAACTCGTGTATTGGGAACTTTTGGTTATCATGCTCCAGA ATATGCAATGACTGGGCAGTTGACTCAAAAAAGCGATGTCTATAGTTTTGGTGTTGTTCTTCTTGAGCTTCTTACTGGAAGAAAACCTGTTGACCACACCATGCCTCGAGGACAGCAGAGTCTTGTCACATGG GCTACTCCACGATTGAGTGAAGATAAAGTGAAACAGTGCGTTGACCCAAAACTGAAGGGAGAATACCCCCCTAAAGGAGTTGCTAAG CTTGCAGCTGTTGCAGCACTGTGCGTGCAGTATGAAGCTGAGTTTAGGCCGAATATGAGCATTGTTGTTAAAGCACTCCAACCACTTCTGAAGACTCCTGCTCCTGCTCCAGAAAGTTAA